GAGCCTTCCTCAGGCCACGGAGCACCAGTATGCAACGAAACAGCCCTCCGCGGACGGGACGGTCCGACGGGGTGGTGACGCCGGCTCGGTCCCAAGAGGCCCTCGTCTCCATCACGGACGTCGTCGGGAGGAAGTGGCAGCCGGTCATCGTGTATCACCTCCACACCGCCGGCCCGCACGGGTTCGGCGAGCTGCAGGACCGGATCGACGGGATCTCACCGAAGATGCTCTCGACCAGCCTCACCGAACTCGACGAGACGCACGCACTCGTCGAACGGCGCGTCATCAGCGAAACCCCGTTTCGTGTCGAATACGCGCTCACGGCCGCCGGCGAGTCGCTCGGTTCCGTCGTCGAGGACCTCCGGCTGTGGGGACTCGAACACTGCCGGTCCTGAGGTCACTGTCTGTCCACGGTCGTGTCCGTGGCGTCGCTGGAACCGACCGCGGACAGCGTCTGCCACGGGCCCGACTCCCGCCGCGGCCTCCTCCGGGCCCTGGAAGGCCAGCGACGAGCCTGCGAGCGCGGGTCCCTCACGGAGCGCTCAAAAGCCCGCGGGTTGCTCGACCGCGACTGCAGAGCTCCCGGACTCACGCAGGGAGAGGGCGTCGACGAGTTGGGCGGCCGCCAGCCGTGCACCGATGACGTTGCCCGCGAACGGACCGACGGATCCCATCGCGAGGGCACCCACGACGTGAATCGACGACGAGACGCCGTCGGGTCGAGTCCACGCGAGCGTTCGGTCGTCAAGGACCGGCATGCCAGCCTCGCCGCGAACGAGCTCTTCCGCAGCGGCGACACGCTCGACGAACGGGTGGTCGAACGGCGACTCGAAGCCGGTCGCGAGTGCGATGTGGTCCGCCCGCAGGCACCGACCGTCGGTGACTGCGAGGCGGACGCCCGACTCGTGATCGTCCCGTGCACGCAGCACGTCTCCGTCGACGACCGAGAGCTCGTTCTCGGCGACGGCCGCCTCTATATCACGCAGCAGATACGAGGGCACTGTCCCGTCGTACCGCGCCCGACTGATGCGTCGGAGTCGGGCCCGATGGCCCGGTGGGTGGCCATGGAGCGTCTGCTCGATGTGGTTCCATCGCTGCCACCGCTGGTCCGCTTCGATCGTCCGTTCGGTGAGCCCGCTCCGGGCGAGAAGCGTGACGTCGGCCCCGCGTTCGGAGAGCGAGAGCGCCGTCTGTGCGGCCGTCACACCGCCGCCGACGACGACGACGCGTCCCCAGTGGTCGAGGTCGAAGGAGCGGTCCCAGACGTGGTCGACGGCCGACCCGTCGAGTGCCGTCGTCCAGGACGGACGGGTGTACCGGTTCCCGTGGCCGATCGCGAGCACGCACCGGTGTGCGTCCAGCGTCCCCTCGTCGGTCTCGACGACGACCCTGTCGTCGGACTCGCGGAGAGCAGTCACCCGTGCCCGGACGTGCAGGTCGTCGAGGTCGTACCTGTCGACGACGTGGTCGACGTGGTCGAGAAAGAGCGAGAGCGACGGACGGGGAGGGTAGTCGTCGGTCTCGAACAGTTCGTCAGTGCGGTTCCGCCGTGCGGCGAACAGCTCCAGTTCTAGGGGGTGGACACCGACGTGATCGAGAGACGACGAACGCATCGACTCCATCCCACACTGCGTTGCCTTCGCTCGGAAGTTCGTCGCGAGCCGGTGGTTGAGGTCCACGATGCGCAACTGGCCGTGGTCGATCTCCGTCTCCTCGAGGAGTTTGGCCGCGACGTGAATCCCGTGGAGCCCGCCACCGACGATGACGCACTCAGACGGTCGACGGTCGAGCGTGCCGCGTCCCGGGCTGTCCTCCGCTGGCCGGCCCGGGACGGCTGGTTCGTCCGGACGGCGCGTGTCGGTCGACATCTGTGCTCGTCGTCGACACGGCCTCGCCCCCAGTAACGTGGGCCTAGGTGTTTGTGCGACCCCGGCCGACGTGCTTCACCCCGGCCCGTGTCGGCGGACCAAATCGCTCGCGGGCGTCGCTCCCCGGGCTCCGCGTCGATCACGGAGCTACCCCCGCTGGCGCTCCGTTTCGATGCAGGCTCTCCAACGCGAGCGGTTCCAGACTCATCCGTGATAAATATACTTTCTCTCGATGTGCGTCCCGTTCGACGAGTTCAAAAAGAAACGTATCAATGGCTATTTAGAGTTTTTACGGATTGAAAATGTAAGACATTGATAAGCTTTGTCGAAATCGGTTTTGGTATCTAAGACGGTGTCGAACCACCGCCCGCGAGCGCTCGGGCCGGGTGTTTCGACTCGGTCGGCCGAGGGCAACTCACGCGCACAGCCCCGAAAGTGATACACACGTATGACTGTCTGTCGTTCTTTCGTCGACAATCCGGGCCGGGCGGCACCGCGTCCAAGACGGGAGACTGCCCGGTGTCCTGGGCTGTCGTGTCCGCGCCAGGCGCTCGGGCCGGTGTGGGCGGGAGAACGGATCGGCGTCCGTGAGCGTTCAGCGCCGCCCGTCGATCACTTTCGCCGCCGTCAGGATGGGGTCCCACGTCGTGTTGAACGGCGGTGCGTACGCGAGGTCGTAGTTGGAGAGTTCGCTCACGGTGAGCCCCTCGGTCACCGCACCGACGATAGCGTGACTCCGGTGGACGGCTCCCTCGCCGTACTCCGAGACGAGGCTCCCACCCAGGACGCGCCCCGATGGACGGTCGACGGTGAGTGTCACCGTCACCGTCCCTCCGTCGGGGTAGTAGCCGGCCCGGGACTTCGCCTCGATGCTCTCCGTGATCGGCTCGAAACCGGCGTCCCGGGCGACGTCGTGGTCGAGGATGCCCGTCCGGGCGGCTTCCATCTCGAACGCTTTGACCGCGGCCGTCCCCGCGACACCCCCGCCATCCGTCGGTCGTCCCGCGACCGTCCGGCCGATGGCTCGTCCGTGTCGGTTGGCCGTCAGTGCGAGCGGGACGTACACCGCTTCCCCCGTGACGACGTGTTCGGCCTCGGCGCAGTCGCCCGCGGCGTACACGCCGGGGAGGTTCGTCTCCCGGGAGGCGTCGGTCGCGATGGCACCCGTCTCGCCGAGTTCGACACCGGCCGCCTCGGCGAGGTCCGTTCGGGGCCTGACCCCGGTCCCGACGAGGACCATCTCGACCGGGACGCGGGTGTCGGCCGTCACGACCGCCTCGACGGC
This sequence is a window from Salinigranum marinum. Protein-coding genes within it:
- a CDS encoding FAD-dependent oxidoreductase, whose translation is MSAASKAKRDDPDLDVVVFEKGQWVSYGACGLPYYIKGEIQSLDDLVSVTPEEFCEERDIDLRTGHEVVDIDPDDAVVTARNDDGDVTQAYDALLVATGSVAVTPPIEGVDREGVYTLGSMSDGKELREYVARARSDGNLQQPDRGPACQFLETCHGPVGIVGGGYIGVEMAEALAANDFEVHLFQRGGRVLKPFSEATSEAVLDHLAGQNVAVSLDTEVRELDGDGAVEAVVTADTRVPVEMVLVGTGVRPRTDLAEAAGVELGETGAIATDASRETNLPGVYAAGDCAEAEHVVTGEAVYVPLALTANRHGRAIGRTVAGRPTDGGGVAGTAAVKAFEMEAARTGILDHDVARDAGFEPITESIEAKSRAGYYPDGGTVTVTLTVDRPSGRVLGGSLVSEYGEGAVHRSHAIVGAVTEGLTVSELSNYDLAYAPPFNTTWDPILTAAKVIDGRR
- a CDS encoding FAD/NAD(P)-binding protein, with amino-acid sequence MSTDTRRPDEPAVPGRPAEDSPGRGTLDRRPSECVIVGGGLHGIHVAAKLLEETEIDHGQLRIVDLNHRLATNFRAKATQCGMESMRSSSLDHVGVHPLELELFAARRNRTDELFETDDYPPRPSLSLFLDHVDHVVDRYDLDDLHVRARVTALRESDDRVVVETDEGTLDAHRCVLAIGHGNRYTRPSWTTALDGSAVDHVWDRSFDLDHWGRVVVVGGGVTAAQTALSLSERGADVTLLARSGLTERTIEADQRWQRWNHIEQTLHGHPPGHRARLRRISRARYDGTVPSYLLRDIEAAVAENELSVVDGDVLRARDDHESGVRLAVTDGRCLRADHIALATGFESPFDHPFVERVAAAEELVRGEAGMPVLDDRTLAWTRPDGVSSSIHVVGALAMGSVGPFAGNVIGARLAAAQLVDALSLRESGSSAVAVEQPAGF
- a CDS encoding helix-turn-helix domain-containing protein, which encodes MQRNSPPRTGRSDGVVTPARSQEALVSITDVVGRKWQPVIVYHLHTAGPHGFGELQDRIDGISPKMLSTSLTELDETHALVERRVISETPFRVEYALTAAGESLGSVVEDLRLWGLEHCRS